The nucleotide sequence TCCGTCGCGGCGGCGGATCTGCTGCACCGGCTGACGCCCGGCCTGCGGCACCTGGTGATCACCTGCGACCCCGCGGGCGAGCTGGCGCGGCGGTGGTCCGGCGCCGGGAACGCGGTCGTGGTGGCCTTGCCGGACGAGGTCAACGACCGCGGGTTCGCGATGACCTCGTCGTTCACCGGGATGGCGCTGGCGGCCTTGCTCGCCTTCGGCGTGGACGTCGACGTCGAGGCGCTGGCGCGCGCCGGGTCGGCGGTGCTCGACGGGGCCGCCGAGCACGCGACGGCGATCTCCGGCGCCAAGCCGGCCCGGCTGGTGTTCCTGGGTTCCGGGCCGCTCCGCGGGCTGGCCCGGGAGGCCGCGCTCAAGTGCCTGGAGCTGACCCGGGGTGAAGTGGTCGGCATCGCCGATTCCGCGCTGGGGTTCCGGCACGGACCGAAGTCGGTGCTCGACGAGCGCACCATCGCCGTGGTCTTCCTGTCCACCGATCCGCACGCTCGGCGGTACGACGTGGACATCGCGCGCGAGCTGGTGCAGTCCCTCGGCGAGGAGCGGGTGGTCGTGGTGGGCGGGGACGACGCCACCGAGTTCGGTGGCGCCCGGGTCTGGCCCGTGCCCTCGCCACCCCGCGTCCCCGTGGCCGGGTACGCGCTGCTCGCCGTGATCGCGGCGCAGACCACGGCGCTCGCGTGCTCGCTCGCGCTGGGCATCACCCCGGACAACCCGTTCCCCGAAGGGGAGGTGAACCGCGTCGTGCAGGGCGTGGTCATCCACGAATTCGCGGCCCCGGAGGTGAGCTGACGTGTTCCTCGGTGTCGACGGTGGCGGGACGAAGACGGCGTTCTGCCTGGTCGGTCTCGACGGCCGGGTGGTCGCGGAGGCCAGGACCGCGAGCGTGTACTACCTGAGCGAAGGCCTGCAGATCGTGGAACCCCTCTTGCGCCAGGGGATCGGTGAAGTGTGCGAGGCCGCGGGCATTGCGGTCCCGGACATCACGCACGCCTTCTTCGGCCTGCCCGCCTACGGGGAGATCAGCGCCGACGTGCCGGTGCTCGACGCGATCCCCGGCCGGATCCTCGGGACCGGGAACTACCGCTGCGGCAACGACATGATCTGCGGCTGGGCCGGGTCGCTGGGGGCGATCGACGGCATCAACGTCGTCGCCGGCACCGGCTCGATCGCCTACGGCGAGCACGACGGCAGGCAGTGGCGCGGTGGTGGCTGGAGCGAGCTGTTCGGTGACGAAGGCTCCGGCTACTGGGTCGCGATCCAGGGCCTGAACGCGTTCAGCCGCATGGTCGACGGGCGGCTGCCCGCCGGCCCGCTGGTCGGGGAAATGCGCCAGGCGCTGGGCCTCGCCGCCGACTTCGACGCGATCGACGTCGTGGTGAACCGGTGGCACGGCGACCGGGGCCGGATCGCGAGCCTGAGCAAGGTCGTGGCCCAGGCCGCGGACGCCGGTGACGCGGTCGCGACCGGGGTGCTGCGGGAGGCCGGGCGCGAACTCGCGCTGCTCGTGGACGTCGGCCGCGTGGCGCTGGAATTCGAGGCTGCCCAACGGGTTCCGGTGTCGTACTCCGGCGGCATGTTCGGGTCGGCGCACGTCCTGTCGTCGTTCCGCGATGCGCTGTCCCTCGAGTACGACCTCCGTGCGCCACTGCTGGAACCGCACATCGGTGCCGCGCTCTACGCGGCGCGCCTGCACGGACACCCGTTGCGGGCCGAGCAAGTCCACTCGACCGCGTCCCTGCCGCACTGAGGAGCCGACATGTCGTTCACCCGCGCGAACAGCTGGATCCCGTACGCGGGGCTGCTGGTGGTGTTCTGGGGAGTGTGGGGGGCCATTTCGGCCCTGCCCACCAAGCTCTACGCCTACCCCGACCCGATGGTGTACGTGGTCTGGTCGCTGACCATGCTCGTGCCCGCGTGGTTCTCGCTGCGCGGCAAGAAGCTCGACCGCGGTCGCGTCGCCGCCGGGTACGGGCTGCTGATCGGGCTCACCGGCGCGGGCGGCCAGCTGCTGCTGTTCAAAGCCCTCACGATCGGACCGGCCTACGTCATCTTCCCGATCGTCGCGCTTTCGCCCGCGGTCACCGTGCTGCTGGCGTTCGGGGCGTTGCGGGAACGGCTCGGCGGGTGGTCGTGGGCCGGCGTGGTGCTCGCGCTCGTCGCCGTCGTCCTGTTCTCCGTCTCCACCGGCGACGGCGGTGACAGCGGGTGGCTCTACCTGGTGCTGGCCGCGGCTGTCTGCGTGGCGTGGGGTGTCCAGGCGTTCTTCATGCGCAAAGCCGCGCTCGCCGGCGTGGACGACGCTTCGACGTTCGGCTGGATGACGATCAGCGGCCTGCTGCTGATCCCGGTCGCCGTGCTGATGATGGGCGGGCTGCCGCTGGGGTTCCCGTGGCAGGCGCCCGCGCTCACCGCGGGCACCCAGCTGCTCAACGCGGTCGGTGCGCTGTTCCTCGTGATGGCGATGAGCCGGGGCAAGGCGTCGATCGTGGCGCCGGTGACCAACGCCCTCGCCCCCGTGCTGACCATCGTCCTGTCGCTGCTGTTCTTCGGCGCCGCCCCCACCGGGTTCCAGATCGCGGGCATCGTGCTCGCCCTCGTCGGTTCGACCCTGATGGTCTACCGCGCGGAAAAGTCCACGGAGCTGGTCCCCGGCAGCGCGGTGTCATGACGCCGCGGATCGTCACGGTCACCCTCAACCCCGCCATCGACGTGACCTACCGGGCCGACGCACTGCGCCTGGGCGGGACCACGCGGGTGTCGGACGTCCGGGCCCGCGCCGGCGGCAAGGGCGTCAACGTCGCGGCGGTCGTGCGCGAACTGGGCGGCGAGAGCCTGGTGCTCGCGCTGACCACCACCCGGACACCCGACGAGTTCCGGGACGGCCTGGACGAGCTGGGACTTAAGCACCGGCTCGTCCCGGCGCTGCCCGCGGTGCGGCGGACGGTGGCGGTGGTGACGCCCGCCGACGGGACGACGATGGTGCAGGAGAACGGCTTCCCGGCTGCCACGAGCGGGGAAGCAGGCGTCCTCGACGCGCTCCGCGCCGAGCTCGCGGCCGGGGTGGGAGCCGTCGTGATCTCCGGAAGTGTGCCGGTGGGGCTGGGCGCCGACGTCCCCGCGAAGCTGGCTCGGCTGTGTGTCCGGCACGACGTGCCGGTCATCGCCGACGTCTCCGGCGCCGCTCTGCGCGAGGCCGCCGGGAGCGGCGCGGTGCTCATGCCGAACGAGGACGAACTGGCGGAGCTGGCCGGCCCGGGCCTCGAGGCCTGCGAAAAGCTCGTGGCCGCGGGAACGCCGGCGGTGGTGGCGACTTTCGGCCCCGACGGCGCGATCGCCGTCACCGCCGAGGGCACTTGGCGCGCTTGGCCCGCGGAAGTCGTCAGCGGCAATTCGGCCGGTGCCGGAGACGCGGGAGCCGCCGCACTGGCGCTGCGGCTGGCTGCCGCCGGTGCAGTGTCCGAAGTGGACTGGCCGGTGACGCTGGCGGACGTGGTCGCCACGTCGGCCGCCGCCGTGCTGCGGCCGGTCGCCGGCGAGGTCGACGTCGCGGCCAGGGACAAATGGATGCACGCGGTGAAAGTGGAGAGGAACCGATGAACTGGGCCGCCTTGCTGGACGACCTGCGAGCGCAGCGGCGCGCGATCGGGGCGTTCAACGCGATCCTGATCGAGCACGCCGAAGCCGTCGTGGCCGGCGCGGAGCACAGCGGACTGCCGGTGGTCCTGCAGATCTCGCAGAACGCCGTCCGCTACCACGGTTCCCTGGCGCCGTTCGCACTCGCCTGCCTGCGGCTGGCCGAGAACGCGACCGTGCCCGTCCTGGTCCACCTCGACCACATCGAGGACGAGGAGCTGATCCGCGAGGGGCTCGACCTGGGCATCACGTCCGTCATGTTCGACGCCGCCGCGTTGCCCTACGCCGAAAACGTGGCCAGGACGAAGGCCGTAGTCGAACGCTGCCACGCCGCGGGTTGCCGCGTCGAGGCGGAACTCGGCGAGATCGGCGGCAAGGACGGCGCCCACGCCCCGGGCGTGCGCACGGACCCGGGCGAGGCCGCCGAGTTCGTCGCCGCGACCGGCGTGGACTCCCTTGCCGTGGCCGTCGGCTCGTCGCACGCCATGGCCGATCGCAGTGCGGTACTGGACGAGGAGCTGATCGCCGCGCTCGCGCACAGCGTCCCGGTGCCGCTCGTCCTGCACGGTTCTTCCGGCGTACCCGACGAGGGACTGCGCGGGGCGGTGGCGAGCGGCATCGTCAAGGTCAACATCGGGACGCGGCTGAACCAGGTGCTCACCGAAGCCGTGCGCTCGACGCTCGGGACGCACACCGCCCTCACCGACCCCCGCCGCTACCTGGCTCCCGGCCGGGACGCGGTCCGGAACGAGGTGTCCCGGCTGCTCACCTTGCTCGCCAAGTGAGGGCTTGCCGATGAAAGTTTCCCGTCGTAGCCGGGTGATCGCGGGCCGGCGGCCGCGTCGAAACGAGCGGGTGACCAGCGACGATCCGGTGGCGTGCGGGCGCGGTGGTTCCCCCGGGGGTGCGGTCGTCGTTGAAGTCGCGGAGTTGTCTTGCCACCCTGAGGCGGAATGTCCGCTCGGCAGTGGAGGCGAGCATGCAACGAGGCAGGACGACGGCCCGGGCGACCGGGCTCTTCGTGGCGATCCTGGCCGCGATGACCACGCTGGCCGTGGCCGTGCTCGCGGCGGGGCCCGCCCTCGCCCGGCCGCGGGACAGCGCGCCGGCCAACCCGTACCAGCGCGGCCCCGATCCGACGGTGGCGATGATCGAATCGAGCACCGGTCCGTTCGCGACGACGTCGGCGAGCGTGCCGGCGGGCCACGGGTTCAACGGCGGAACGGTGTACTACCCGACCGACACCAGCCTGGGTACCTGGGGTGCGCTGGCGATCGTGCCGGGCTATTCCGCCTTGTTCGCCAACGAGGAAGCGTGGATGGGGCCGTGGCTGTCCTCGTTCGGGTTCGTGGTGCTCGGCGTGGAGACGAACAGCCGCACCGACAGCGCCGACGCCCGCGGCACCGAACTGCTGGCCGCATTGGACTACCTGACGACGCAGAGCCCGGTGCGCGACCGGGTCGACCCGAACCGGCTGGCCGTGCTCGGCCATTCCGCGGGCGGGGCCGGGGCGATGCTCGCGGCGGAAAACCGGCCCTCGCTCAAGGCCGCGATCGGGCTCGCGCCCGGCTCGCCGGTGGGCAACCTGTCGCTGGCCACGGACAAGGTGCCGACGATGGTGCTCGGCGGGCAGAACGACACCGTGGTCACGCCGTCCTACCTCAGCGGTCTCTACGCCACCATGCCCGCCTCGACGCAGAGCGTTTTCGCCCAGATCGCCGGCGCCGACCACGTCTACTACACCCATCCGAACAACGTCGAGATGAAACTGCTGATCCCGTGGCTGAAAACCTTCCTGGACAGCGACACCCGGCACCCGCCGTTCCTGTGCCCGGCGCCCCCCGATCCCCGCTCCATCTCGATCTACACGCCCAAGTGCCCGTACGTGCCCGGCGGCGGCACGCCACCGGGAGGCGGGAACACCGGCCCGCTGCACGCGGTGGGCGCGGCCAAGTGCCTTGCCGCGCCCCCGGCCGGCGCGGCGGGCACGCAGGTGACCATCGGCGGGTGTGACGGACGGGCCGGGCAGACCTGGACGCGGACCGCCGCCGCCGAGCTGACCGTCACGCCGGCCGGCACGCCGCTGTGCCTGGACGCCTCCGGCCAGGGCACCAGTCCGGGAACCAAGGTGATCGTCTGGTCCTGCAACGGCCAAGCCAACCAACAGTGGAACCTCAACGCCGACGGCAGCGTCACCGCGGCGCGGTCCGGGCTGTGCCTGGACGTGACCGGTGCGTCCACCGCCGAGGGCGCCCCGGTCGAACTCTGGTCCTGCAACGGCGGCAGCAACCAGCGGTGGAGTCTCGGCTGACACGGACGGCGGACGCCCGGGCGTTGTTCCGGGCGTGCCGCAGGTGCTATACCGGGCAGCAGCCCGGTGTCGCGCCGACGCGATGCCACGAACGACCGGAGTGTCTGGTGGCCAACCGTGCTCTGCGCTCGCCCGCCGTCGTCGCGGCCCTGACCGC is from Amycolatopsis mediterranei and encodes:
- a CDS encoding class II fructose-bisphosphate aldolase encodes the protein MNWAALLDDLRAQRRAIGAFNAILIEHAEAVVAGAEHSGLPVVLQISQNAVRYHGSLAPFALACLRLAENATVPVLVHLDHIEDEELIREGLDLGITSVMFDAAALPYAENVARTKAVVERCHAAGCRVEAELGEIGGKDGAHAPGVRTDPGEAAEFVAATGVDSLAVAVGSSHAMADRSAVLDEELIAALAHSVPVPLVLHGSSGVPDEGLRGAVASGIVKVNIGTRLNQVLTEAVRSTLGTHTALTDPRRYLAPGRDAVRNEVSRLLTLLAK
- a CDS encoding DMT family transporter, encoding MSFTRANSWIPYAGLLVVFWGVWGAISALPTKLYAYPDPMVYVVWSLTMLVPAWFSLRGKKLDRGRVAAGYGLLIGLTGAGGQLLLFKALTIGPAYVIFPIVALSPAVTVLLAFGALRERLGGWSWAGVVLALVAVVLFSVSTGDGGDSGWLYLVLAAAVCVAWGVQAFFMRKAALAGVDDASTFGWMTISGLLLIPVAVLMMGGLPLGFPWQAPALTAGTQLLNAVGALFLVMAMSRGKASIVAPVTNALAPVLTIVLSLLFFGAAPTGFQIAGIVLALVGSTLMVYRAEKSTELVPGSAVS
- a CDS encoding N-acetylglucosamine kinase; this encodes MFLGVDGGGTKTAFCLVGLDGRVVAEARTASVYYLSEGLQIVEPLLRQGIGEVCEAAGIAVPDITHAFFGLPAYGEISADVPVLDAIPGRILGTGNYRCGNDMICGWAGSLGAIDGINVVAGTGSIAYGEHDGRQWRGGGWSELFGDEGSGYWVAIQGLNAFSRMVDGRLPAGPLVGEMRQALGLAADFDAIDVVVNRWHGDRGRIASLSKVVAQAADAGDAVATGVLREAGRELALLVDVGRVALEFEAAQRVPVSYSGGMFGSAHVLSSFRDALSLEYDLRAPLLEPHIGAALYAARLHGHPLRAEQVHSTASLPH
- a CDS encoding SIS domain-containing protein yields the protein MHSSGRWSGDSWTAREIGQQPATWLRVAEAVRRARPDIEKLLGDERRRIVLTGAGTSAFVGEVVARDLARHLGRPVEAIATTEIVADPLAVVVDDRPIVLVSFARSGNSPESVAAADLLHRLTPGLRHLVITCDPAGELARRWSGAGNAVVVALPDEVNDRGFAMTSSFTGMALAALLAFGVDVDVEALARAGSAVLDGAAEHATAISGAKPARLVFLGSGPLRGLAREAALKCLELTRGEVVGIADSALGFRHGPKSVLDERTIAVVFLSTDPHARRYDVDIARELVQSLGEERVVVVGGDDATEFGGARVWPVPSPPRVPVAGYALLAVIAAQTTALACSLALGITPDNPFPEGEVNRVVQGVVIHEFAAPEVS
- a CDS encoding ricin-type beta-trefoil lectin domain protein yields the protein MQRGRTTARATGLFVAILAAMTTLAVAVLAAGPALARPRDSAPANPYQRGPDPTVAMIESSTGPFATTSASVPAGHGFNGGTVYYPTDTSLGTWGALAIVPGYSALFANEEAWMGPWLSSFGFVVLGVETNSRTDSADARGTELLAALDYLTTQSPVRDRVDPNRLAVLGHSAGGAGAMLAAENRPSLKAAIGLAPGSPVGNLSLATDKVPTMVLGGQNDTVVTPSYLSGLYATMPASTQSVFAQIAGADHVYYTHPNNVEMKLLIPWLKTFLDSDTRHPPFLCPAPPDPRSISIYTPKCPYVPGGGTPPGGGNTGPLHAVGAAKCLAAPPAGAAGTQVTIGGCDGRAGQTWTRTAAAELTVTPAGTPLCLDASGQGTSPGTKVIVWSCNGQANQQWNLNADGSVTAARSGLCLDVTGASTAEGAPVELWSCNGGSNQRWSLG
- a CDS encoding 1-phosphofructokinase family hexose kinase; the protein is MTPRIVTVTLNPAIDVTYRADALRLGGTTRVSDVRARAGGKGVNVAAVVRELGGESLVLALTTTRTPDEFRDGLDELGLKHRLVPALPAVRRTVAVVTPADGTTMVQENGFPAATSGEAGVLDALRAELAAGVGAVVISGSVPVGLGADVPAKLARLCVRHDVPVIADVSGAALREAAGSGAVLMPNEDELAELAGPGLEACEKLVAAGTPAVVATFGPDGAIAVTAEGTWRAWPAEVVSGNSAGAGDAGAAALALRLAAAGAVSEVDWPVTLADVVATSAAAVLRPVAGEVDVAARDKWMHAVKVERNR